The nucleotide window ATGTTGGAACCTTCTAATTCCAAAGTTGCCGAAACACCAATTATATTTGCGCCTGCTTCAGCCAACGCCTCTGCCATCGCGAATCCTATACCCCTTTTACAACCTGTTACTAAGGCTGTTTTACCTTCAAGATTGAATAAATTCATTTGTTCTATTTTAAATCTTTAGGTGCGACTGTATCCATATCGCCATAATCCAAATTCTCACCTGCCATTCCCCAAATGAACGTATAATTGGAAGTACCTGCACCTGAATGAATAGACCATTCTGGCGAAATGACCGCCTCATGGTTTTGCATAAAAATATGTCTAGTTTCTTGAGGTTGCCCCATAAAATGACTGAGTGTTTGACCTTCCTCAATTCCAAAATAGAAATAGACTTCCATTCTTCTACTATGGGTATGCGCAGGCATAGTATTCCAAACATTTCCTTCTAACAATTCAGTCATACCCATCTGAAGCTGACAAGTCTCCACAACAGAATTAACAATAAGTTTATTGATAACACGCTTATTTGAAAATTTGGAATCGCCTAACTCAACAATTTCAGCTTCATTTTTTGTTACCTTTTTTGTTGGAAATGCATGATGGGCAGGGGCAGAATTGATATAAAAATATGGCTGCTCGTCTGTGGCTTCAAATATAACTTCTTTAGCACCTTTACCCACATATAATGCTTCCTTAAAACCAAGTTCATAAATGTTTCCGTCGACAGTAATTTTTCCTTTACCTCCTACATTTATAACCCCGAGTTCTCGTCTATCTAAAAAGTTCTCAGATTTTAAGGCGTCGAAAGTTTCCAATTTTAAGGCTTTTGAAACCGGGAAAGCTCCTCCTGCTATATACCTATCGTACATAGTATAGGTTAAGGTTATTTCATCCTTTTGGAAAATATTCTGGATTAAAAAATGACTCCTTAATTTCTCAGTTGTGTAATTTTTAACATCATCTGGGTGATGAGCGTACCGTAATTCCGTTTTCATGTATTCAAATATCTAATTAATCAATCGATTGCAATTTACTCAAAGATACAGCAGTTTGCAATTCGAATGGTTCTTGTTGTTTCATTAAATCTAGATAAAAGGTGCAACCGAAAGTTGCACCTTTTAATCAAACTAACTCAATTAAAACTACATCATTTTATCTCCATCGAGGATCCCCAACACCATTATCAATTAAATCTTGATTAGCGATTGTGAAATCTCCTGATGATGGATCAGAAAATTGTGGATCTAAAGTGGTGTAATTGGTATTATCGTATATATACTGCGAGGAATTATAAAATCCTGGCGCATTGAAATAATTATTATTTCCGAAAGTCGGTGTTTCATCTATACCGGCTCTATCAGCATAACCCTCTGAGGCCGTTTCCGTAATTAATGTATTTGTAACAGTGACATCATTAGAAACAAATCGCACATAAAGCAATCTTCTACTGTCGGAATTTGAACAGGCGTAAATTGTACACTGATCAATTAGAATATTGGCAGTCACTCCTGTGTCATTCAAAGTTCCTGCATTATCCATTCTTATAAAGTCCCTACCAGGAGCACAATTGTTAAATGTGCTCGTCGTCACAGAGAGATTAAGAGCATCGGAGTTTCTGAAATCAATAAAATCACCTCCGTTGGTCATTACATTAGTAACCACACAGTCCTCTACGGTTACATTTTGCACAATTCCATCTGTAACACTACCGGCTATAAATGAACGATCGTAATCATGGATATTGCAACCTTTAATCAATAACGAATTAAAATTATCTGCTTCGGTGTAACGGACTACATCTGTTAATTCGGCTGCAACATCACCCGTTAAGTCTAGGTCAATTAAGCTAACATCAATCGCTCCTGTACCAATAGAAAAACTAACCTTTAATTGGGGTTTAAAGTCTGTTCTTAATCCTTGGATGGTAATGGACTTGTTCAAAGTAATAGAACCAACTTGAGACGTATAATCTCCTTGTTCCAGAATTAAGATATCTCCATCCTCTGCATCTGCAATAATTTGAAATAAATCGTCTTCTGGCATAACTAAAGTATTATCCCCAACATCTATACCAGTTGTGAAGGTAGTAATACCTCTTATTCGAGTGCCATTCATTATCTGGGCTGTATACTCAGTTTCTCCGGTTAAACCAGTTATTGTAGCGACACCATCAATTTTCTCCTGATCTGTAACAACATGGGAAATGTTGCCAGGGCTAACTTCAATTGTGGTTACGGCACTATTTGGTATCCATCGAAGAATTGCTTGGGTGGCACCAATGTCGCCAGGTTCACTCGATATAAAAATTTGTTCTGTTAAAGTTTGTGCCTGTGCAGTAGCCCAGGTTGAATCATCCAACCCTCTTGAACTTACTGCTTTTACCCTAATATAATATAGGGTTTCCCCTTCTAAAGGTACCAGTGCAGGTAATTCGTTACCTAATATCTCAACAGTTTCTTCAATACTACCAAAATTAGGATCAGTACTAAATTCGGCCACGTATGTATTTACATCATCATTAGCTCTCCAGTTCAATTCAACATTAACTTGATTTCTTACAATTGCCCTTAAATCAACAGGTGCAAATTCCCTACTAATTGAAAGCTCTTCAATTAAATCCTCATTATAGCCACAATTAACTACAACAACGGTTAGAGCTAAGGTGAATAATAATTTAAATATATTTTTTGTTTTCATCATCTTCAATAAATTATTGATTATCTATTAGATAAATTATTAATAGCCATAATCGTTGACTAGTTTACCATTACTCGCATCTATGAAGACTTGCCATATCGGCCAAAATTGTCTGTCATTTACATTAACTCCTGGTTTATATATGGAGTTAATTATATCTTCAAGTGGTTGATCCCAATTAAATGCGGAATATTCCGCTCCAGGATCTGAGGTTTCGCCTCGTTCAAGACCATAAATATCTAAGGTTTCTCCGTCTTCTTCGTATTTATAGTACAGGACTGTTGGTACATTTTCGTAATCACCAGTTCTATTTTGGAGATTTGTCAATTTAGTTTTCTCCTCATCTAATTTATCACTCAATAAGTTCCACCGAATGAGGTCTTGTTTACGCTCCATTTCTCCAGTAAATTCATATTGGTATTCATCCACAATGGCATTGAACATATCTTCTTTACTGGCAAGGGCATCCACGTATGCATCTACCTTTTGCGGATGCACCGAAGAAGGGAATGCTCTTCTCCGAATTTCCTTTAAATAAGGAGCCGCAGCACCAGGACCTTCTAATTCATTAGCAGCTTCAGCAGCCGTTAGCAATATTTCTGCATAACGCATGTAAATTTTGTTAACCCCATCATCATTTGAAGAAGTAACAATTCGATTCATCCATTCATAGCGGTATTTTCCGAAATACCAAGTATCTAACCCAACCAATTCTTGCTGAGCAAATCCATTTACCGCATTCCCCCATTGGTAGGGTACACATGTAACATCTCTTCGTGTATCACTTTCATCATAATCATAATATACAGTTGGGGTAGGGCCAGCAATTCCTCCTCTAGGTTGGCTAGTGTGCTGATCCACACTTCTATGCCTAACGGCGAAAGAAAACAACACCCTACCACGTCCATCAGAAAATGGAATTTCCCATAAAGATTCTCCACCGGCAGTGGTATTCTCCTCGTTATAGTTTTTCCAGAACCCTTCAAAAGATGGATTTAAACTAGCGGTACCGCTGTTAATTACATCCCTACACTCATCCAATGCAAGTTGATACATATTTTGAACAGAAAGTTCTGGATCATTACTTCTTCTTACTCCATCTGGATATCTCTGAAAGCCACTCGCAGCCATTGCTAAACGTGCTCTGAACCCTTTCACAAATGCTTTATTAACTCTTTCAACAGAGGTAGTAGAAGAATTTGCGTTTGGCCAAGCAACTAAAGTCGCAGCCTCACCAAGATCTGCTATCAATTGTTTGTAGATAACATCACGGCTTGATTTTTCAAGATAAATGGTTTCAGTTGTAATTGGCTCAAATCTGGCTGGAACATCTCCCCATGCCTTCATTAAATCTGCATAATAAATGGCGCGATAGGTTAAGGCTTCTCCCAATAATTGACCCAATTCAGATCCTGGTTCAGGATTACCAAAATTGCGCAAACCTCGTATTGCAATGTTGGCACGTTCAATACCACTATACATCATAGCCCATGCATTATTCGCAGAATTCATTTGAGAATTATTAGGCTTAGTATCATAAATCATTAATTCACCTTGGGAGCTACCGGCATCATCTGAACTATAGTTATATTCAATGTCAGTATTAAAGCCATAGAAAGGTATAAATCTACCTCTATAGGAATTGGTCTGACCCATTGGCTCCAAAATACCATTCACGGCACCTCTAGCCAACCCAGCGGTCGAAAAAATTATAGATTCATCTAAGGTAGATTTGGCTGGAGCCTCCAGAAAATCTGAATCTATTTCCTCACAGGAAAAGCACAATCCTGCTATAATGATTAAGGAATATATTTTTATAAAATTTTTCATTCTCAACAATTTTTAAAAATTAAGGTTTACACCAAATACAAGCTGTCTACTTCTAGGAAAAGGAGAGTAATCAACACCTGGAGTAAGCGGTGTCCTCCTTCTAGTTGAAACTTCAGGATCTAAACCAGAATAATCCGTTAAGACAAATACATTATTTGCCGTAACATAGAGTCTTAACTTCGAAATACCAACGGTAGAAGTTAAGGCATCAGGAATTGTATACCCTAACGTTAAAGTGTTTAATCTTAGGAAAGAAGCATCCTCCACAGCCCAATCGCTAAAAACAAATCTTCCCATATATGGTGACCACATTGTGGTGTTTGCGTTGATTGCTTCTAACTGCACCGGATCTGTCACTAATGCACCAGTAGAAGGGTCTAAATTAGTCCATCTATTTCCGTCAGCCATTATAGTACTTAAATTTCTATACTGCCCATTTAAATTAGATGTTGTAAACTCAACCTTATTGGCATTGTAAACATCTTGACCAACACTAAAATTAAAGGCTGCCGATAAATCAAAGCCGTAGGCGTAAGCATTCAAAGTAAAACCGCCCGTAAAATCGGGGTTAGCATCACCTATAATTCCGTTGTCGTTAACATCTACAATACCGTCATTGTTAAGGTCCTTTAATTTCAATACACCTGGACGAACCTCACCCACAACTGCACTATTATCCACAACATCTGGTCGCAAAGTATATTCACCCGTTGCAACATCATAATTGAAATCCGAAACTTCATAACGACCATCGTTTTGATAGCCCCACATAATACCAACTGGCTCACCTACTCTAATTAGGTAATCACGTCCAATTTGGGTGGAAGCCCAATTCGTATTCTGGCCAAAATCTTCCAGTGAACCAAGTGATTTTATTTCATTTTTATTCGCTGAAATGTTGAATCCGAAACTCAGGCCATAATTCTCTTTTGTAATAGCATTAATATTAAGGGACCCCTCGATACCTCTATTTTCAATTTCCCCTAAATTTCTATATTGACTAGCATAACCTGTACCAGGAGTTGGGAAATTTAAAAGTAGGTCGTTTGTTATGTTCTTATATACTTCAACACTACCGCTTACAACACCATTAAATAATCCAAAATCTAAACCTAAATTTTGTGTTACGGTAGTTTCCCATTTTAAATCTGGGTTAGCCATTGTATTTGAGGCAGCCCAATAGGTTGGAATACCATTAAGATATGTAGTAGTCCTAGACTCAAAGCTTTGAACAGTTTGGCCAGTTGGAATATTGTTATTACCCGCCTCACCATAACTTAATCTAAGTTTTAGGGCATCTAACCAATCTGAATCTTTCAAGAAGCTTTCTTCATTAATTTTCCAAGCAATGGCCGCTGAAGGGAAATACCCCCAACGATTATCCCCCAAGAACTTACTTGAACCATCGGCCCTAAATGTTGCTGTTAATAGATATTTATCCATTAAGCTATAATTCAATCTTCCAAAAAATGACAACAACCTATCATCTGGGGCATAAAAATTATCAACGGACTGTGGAATCCCTTGAGTTGTTAATTTTCTTGTGGTATCAAAATCGAAATCTTTCGGAAAACCTTGAATTTCGGTAAACTCACTCACATCTTTAGTAACAATCATTTCTTCTCCAATGAGAACTTTTAAGTCATGATCATCGCCTAAATACTTGTTGAAATCGAAATTAATAGTATTCGCATTTCTAAAACTCTCCCTTTTTCTATCCCTATACACGAGCGCTGGCAATCCTTGGTTTTCAGCAGATGGACGGTTATTAGCATAATAGGTTGATCGACCATAAAACCTGTAATCTTGATCGTTTCTATTATCCAAACCAAAATCTGACTTAAACTGAAGATTTTCAAGAATTTTCCAAGAGAAGCTTCCAAGCATATTAAAGTTTTTGCGCAATTGCTTTCTTTGGTTATCGTCTACAGCAACAAACGGATTCACCAAATAACTTGAAAGCGCCTCATCGGTATCAGTTGTGGTTAAACCTGGCAAAGGTATTGGTGAATAACCAACACTATGCCTTAAACGCGCATCAGCTGAAGAAACTTCGTCTTGTTCGTTTGCTCCACCACCATTAATTTCTGTATCAGAATATCTTACAGTAAATGCCAAATCTACCTTTTCACTAGTTTTGCTCTTAAGAGATAATGTTAAGTTATTTCTTTTAAAATTTGAACCAACCATGATTGTTTTCTCATCATAAAGTGCATAGTTGAAGTTGAAATTAATTTTTTCAGACCCTCCACGGACAGACAAGTCACGGTTAACAACCTCGCCCATTTGACCATAAATTTGTTTTTGCCAATTATTTCCTTTCATACCTAGGTACTGGTCATAATCTTGCCACAAACCAAAATATCTTTCATAAGAATCTAATTCTTCTGGATCACTTAAAAGGGCATATTCGTACTGCCATTTCACATAATCTTCAGGATCTAATACATCTATAGTGTTGGCAATTTTCTTAACTCCATAAAACGTATTAAAGTTAACACCAATCTTACCTTCCTTACCACTTTTAGTTGTGATAATAACAACACCATTTGCACCTCTAGAACCATAGATAGCAGTAGAAGAGGCATCCTTAAGAACCGAAATATTATCAATGTCTGAAGGGCTAATATCGCTCATACTGTTTACAGGGAAACCATCGACAATAATAAGCGGCGTACTATCCTGTGTTAAAGAACCATTACCCCTTACTCGAATATTAATTTCAGCGTCTGGAGAACCTTCAGTAGATAACACTTGCACACCCGCCAATCGACCGGTTAAAGTTTCCGCCACGCTAGAAATGGACTGTTGTTTCAAGTCGTCACCACCAATTGCAACAACAGATCCGGTTAAATCGGATTTTCTAGTCGTTCCATATCCTACAACTACAACCTCGTCTAAAGCTTCTAAATTAGCAGACATAGTTACATCAATGTTACTTCGTCCATTCACATTTATTTCTTGGGTTAAATACCCAATATAAGAAAAGACAAGAACAGCGTTAGAACCCGAGACATTGATGGTATAATTTCCATCAAAATCGGTTGTAGCCCCATTTGTCGTTCCTTTCTCGAGAATTGTAAGCCCAGGAAGAGGACCTCCATTTTCTCCATCTATTACGGTTCCACTAACACTAATATTTTGAGCAAAAATTAATGTTGTCGACATAATTAAGACAACCGTAAGCAGCAATTCTTTAGGAATTCGTTTAGGCGAATTAAGAAGATGCCAAATCCACCTATTACGTAAAAGTAGTTTTTCCATACAAGCCAGTTAAATAGTGAGTTAAAATGAATTAATCCGATTCTAAACCAAAACCGCCAACAATTTTATCTTTATCACAAGGTAATACTTTGGAAACCAAATAGACACGGATCAAAAGTAATTACACAAGAGGTAATAATTCAAAAATGATTGAGCCAGAATCAATTTATGTAATCGATTACGCTAAATTATTAAAATAATGTTAATGGCAAAACTTTTACTCCTCAAACATTGTCATTTTAACACTTTTATATTCATAATTAACCACAGATATATAATTAATAGTCACTTTTTTGCGAATACGACAACAGCTTCTTAAAGAAATCGATAAAATTTGATCCCTTTTTGAACATTATGTAATCGATAACTATAGTTAAATTTTAAAACATACCATCGTATTTATTAATTTTCATACCGTTGATTTCTTTTAAGAGTAATGGAACATTTTCTTAGAACCGATTCCAAAAACCCCAATTTTGAAAATCTTGTAAGTGATTTAGATTCGGAACCCTTCCATTTGAACAGTGAGGAACATCAATTCTATTTCCAATACAATACCATAGATAAATTAGCGCATGTTTTAATTTTTTATAGGGACAATAAAGCTATTAGCTGCGGAGCGTTAAAAAAATTTGATAAAAACACGATGGTGGTTAAAAGGATTTACACTATACCATCGGAATGGAGAGGAATTGGTTATGCTTTGATAGTTTAATGCAATTGGAAAATTCACTCTAGGGACTGTACCATATAACTTATTTATTAACTAATAATTAGGCGTATTCTTACTTTAATTTATGGATTAAGCAGGTTTGTATTTTTTAATTATTTTATTCTCCTTTTTTTTCTGATGGTACGAGCCTAATTAATCGGGCAGGTTCATCAGTTAGTAAATAAATGTATCCATCTGGTCCTGTTCTTACATCCCGAATTCGCCCAATGCCTTTCAATATGATTTCCTGATCAACTACCTTTTTATTAATAACCCGTAAACGATGTAATTCTTGTGCTCTAAGGCTACCAACAAAAAAATCATTTTGCCAATTTGGAAATAGTGAACCTATATACTGTGTTAAACCACAAGGAGCTATAGATGGCGTCCAGTGCACCAATGGTTGTTCCATTCCTTCCTTTTCGGTTATTGAAGTAATTGGTTGACCATTATAATTAATTCCATGAGTAATTATTGGCCAACCATAATTCTTCCCTTTCTGAATAAGGTTAAATTCATCTCCCCCTTGGGCTCCATGTTCGGTCGCATAAACATTGTGATTTGAATCTATTGTAAGGCCTTGTGGATTCCTATGACCATAGCTCCAAATCCCCTTTGGGATTTCGGGTGTCTCTATAAACGGGTTGTCTTTTGGAATACTGCCATCATCATGGAGCCTAAATATTTTGCCATTCGGGCGATTCAAATCCTGTGCGTGCCCCATAACACCTCTTTCCCCAATAACAAAATAGATGTATCCATCATCAAAAGCGATTCGTGTTCCATAGTGCGCTCCGGATTGCATATAGAATTTTAAATCCGATTTGTAAATCCATTCTTGATCTATCCACTGATGATCTCTGATCCTCCCACGAACAATTGCCGTTTGTGACCACGATTTACCCATCTCATCTCGCCAACCATCCGCAAAAGCCAAATAAATCCAACCATTTTTTTCGTAATCCGGGTGAAGTGCAATATCCATCATACCACCTTCCGGTCCATCAAAAATAACCTTTGGTGTATTTTTTATCGGGATAGAATCAAGCCTATTGTCTGAACTAATCAAATGAATGGGTCCAAGCCGCTCTGTAATCAATTTGCTGCCATCAGGAAGAAATGCAATAGACCATGGTGTTCTGAATCCACTTGTAAGTGTTTCCACTTTGAATGTATGATACCGCGTCTCCAAAACTTTATCAGAAATGTCTAACTCAGTGGATTCTACGGAATCCGTAGATTCCATTTCCCTAATATAAACAACAATAGCCCGTATTTGCTCATCTGTTAAGACGGAACTATAAGCCACCATTCCTTTTTCTGTAATTCCATTTTTAATGGAATGTAGAATTTCTTCATCAGACCCACCATATTTCCATTTCCCATCTTTCAAACTGCCTCCAATGGCACTAGATGTATGACAACTTGCACATAAATTTTTATAAATGTCTTCAACATTTAGTTGGGACAATTCCTGTGACCTAGTTAATATTGAAGTGAGAGAAAAAATAACCGTAAAATAAAATTGTAATTTCAATTTTTTGTTGTTTTGTCTAGTACAATAAATATTAGATTGAATGGTTGAAATGCCAGTTACTATTTTAATTAGTTAGTGAAATGATCGTACAAAGTCTTTTTTTACTTCTAAATTTCGGTGACACAAATCTAATGGATTTAGGATTGATTTGAAACTGGAGGCTATCACTGATAGATTGATGCAGTCCCAAGACTATTTAGGAATAAAATTAATTTATCGTACATAATTCGTACAATTAATAAACAAGAAATCCGTAACTCATTATTTAATAACTAGTTACGGATTTTATCTGTACTCGGAGCGGGACTTGAACCCGCACAGCCTAATGGCCATTGGATTTTAAGTCCAACGTGTCTACCAATTCCACCATCCGAGCGGACTTCCAAATTTTGGACTTTAACAAAAAACGCTGCTCGACAGCGTCCATGTTGAGCGAAAGACGGGATTTGAACCCGCGACCCTCACCTTGGCAAGGTGATGCTCTACCCCTGAGCTACTTTCGCAATTGCCATTGAAACGATAGTCTCGTTTTAATTGCGGAGGCAAATTTAAAACATTTATACGAATGTCAAAGTCTTTTTATTGAAAATTGGAGCAATTTTAAGCTCTTTTTTGCTTTTGAAGCATTCGCTTGATTTCATTTAGTTTCATCAAGGCTTCAACTGGGGTAAGGGTATTAATATCTGTATTGACAATTTCATCCTTAATTCGCTCCAATAAGGGATCATCTAAATTAAAGAAACTCAACTGCATATCATCGTGTAAATTTCTTACCTTATTTGTAAGTTCTTCAGAACTATGTGATTTCTCTAATTGTTTTAAAATGCTATTTGCCCTCTTGATAACCTGTTGAGGCATCCCTGCCATTTTTGCAACATGAATACCAAAACTATGCTCGCTTCCACCAGGAACAAGTTTCCGTAAAAAGAGAACCTTATCCTTCAATTCCTTTACCGAAACATTATAATTTTTAATGCGCTCAAAAGTTTCAGTCATTTCATTAAGCTCATGGTAATGAGTGGCGAACAAGGTTTTAGCATGAGCAGGATGTTCATGTAAATATTCGCTTATTGCCCATGCAATTGAAATTCCATCATAAGTGCTTGTACCTCTTCCTATTTCATCCAATAACACCAAACTTCTATCCGAAATATTGTTTAAAATTGAGGCTGTTTCATTCATCTCAACCATAAAGGTAGATTCTCCCATGGAAATATTATCACTAGCGCCAACGCGTGTAAATATTTTATCAACCACATCCATTTCAACAGTATCGGCAGGCACATAACTGCCCATTTGAGCCATTAACACTATAAGTGCCGTTTGCCGTAAAATGGCCGACTTACCTGACATATTAGGGCCAGTAATCATAATAATTTGCTGACTTTCCCTATCTAAATAAACATCGTTAGAAATAAAGGGTTCATTATGCGGAAGCTGTTTCTCAATGACCGGATGTCTGCCCCCAACAATTTTCAAGGAATGACCTTCAATTAAAACTGGCCTTACATAATTATTCTCCTTTGCTAATTGTGCAAACCCACAGAGATTATCCAACATCGCTATTTTGGCTGCGTTGATTTGTACGCTTTCAATGTAATTTCCTAACCACTGAACCAATTCTGAAAACAACTGTTGTTCGATAGCCTGAATTCGGTCCTCGGCTCCTAAAATTTTTGCTTCGTATTCTTTGAGTTCTTCAGTTATATAACGCTCCGCATTAACTAGGGTTTGCTTTCGCACCCATTCTGCTGGCACTTTATCCTTATGCGTATTGCGAACCTCTATATAATAACCAAATACATTATTGCTAGCAATTTTTAAGGAAGTTATGCCAGTTCGCTCCGTTTCCCTTTGGAGCATCGCATCTAGGTATTCTTTGCTTGAAAATGCCAAAGAGCGCAATTCCTTCAACTCGGATGAAA belongs to Aegicerativicinus sediminis and includes:
- the kduI gene encoding 5-dehydro-4-deoxy-D-glucuronate isomerase, coding for MKTELRYAHHPDDVKNYTTEKLRSHFLIQNIFQKDEITLTYTMYDRYIAGGAFPVSKALKLETFDALKSENFLDRRELGVINVGGKGKITVDGNIYELGFKEALYVGKGAKEVIFEATDEQPYFYINSAPAHHAFPTKKVTKNEAEIVELGDSKFSNKRVINKLIVNSVVETCQLQMGMTELLEGNVWNTMPAHTHSRRMEVYFYFGIEEGQTLSHFMGQPQETRHIFMQNHEAVISPEWSIHSGAGTSNYTFIWGMAGENLDYGDMDTVAPKDLK
- a CDS encoding DUF5123 domain-containing protein, which translates into the protein MMKTKNIFKLLFTLALTVVVVNCGYNEDLIEELSISREFAPVDLRAIVRNQVNVELNWRANDDVNTYVAEFSTDPNFGSIEETVEILGNELPALVPLEGETLYYIRVKAVSSRGLDDSTWATAQAQTLTEQIFISSEPGDIGATQAILRWIPNSAVTTIEVSPGNISHVVTDQEKIDGVATITGLTGETEYTAQIMNGTRIRGITTFTTGIDVGDNTLVMPEDDLFQIIADAEDGDILILEQGDYTSQVGSITLNKSITIQGLRTDFKPQLKVSFSIGTGAIDVSLIDLDLTGDVAAELTDVVRYTEADNFNSLLIKGCNIHDYDRSFIAGSVTDGIVQNVTVEDCVVTNVMTNGGDFIDFRNSDALNLSVTTSTFNNCAPGRDFIRMDNAGTLNDTGVTANILIDQCTIYACSNSDSRRLLYVRFVSNDVTVTNTLITETASEGYADRAGIDETPTFGNNNYFNAPGFYNSSQYIYDNTNYTTLDPQFSDPSSGDFTIANQDLIDNGVGDPRWR
- a CDS encoding RagB/SusD family nutrient uptake outer membrane protein codes for the protein MKNFIKIYSLIIIAGLCFSCEEIDSDFLEAPAKSTLDESIIFSTAGLARGAVNGILEPMGQTNSYRGRFIPFYGFNTDIEYNYSSDDAGSSQGELMIYDTKPNNSQMNSANNAWAMMYSGIERANIAIRGLRNFGNPEPGSELGQLLGEALTYRAIYYADLMKAWGDVPARFEPITTETIYLEKSSRDVIYKQLIADLGEAATLVAWPNANSSTTSVERVNKAFVKGFRARLAMAASGFQRYPDGVRRSNDPELSVQNMYQLALDECRDVINSGTASLNPSFEGFWKNYNEENTTAGGESLWEIPFSDGRGRVLFSFAVRHRSVDQHTSQPRGGIAGPTPTVYYDYDESDTRRDVTCVPYQWGNAVNGFAQQELVGLDTWYFGKYRYEWMNRIVTSSNDDGVNKIYMRYAEILLTAAEAANELEGPGAAAPYLKEIRRRAFPSSVHPQKVDAYVDALASKEDMFNAIVDEYQYEFTGEMERKQDLIRWNLLSDKLDEEKTKLTNLQNRTGDYENVPTVLYYKYEEDGETLDIYGLERGETSDPGAEYSAFNWDQPLEDIINSIYKPGVNVNDRQFWPIWQVFIDASNGKLVNDYGY
- a CDS encoding SusC/RagA family TonB-linked outer membrane protein; protein product: MEKLLLRNRWIWHLLNSPKRIPKELLLTVVLIMSTTLIFAQNISVSGTVIDGENGGPLPGLTILEKGTTNGATTDFDGNYTINVSGSNAVLVFSYIGYLTQEINVNGRSNIDVTMSANLEALDEVVVVGYGTTRKSDLTGSVVAIGGDDLKQQSISSVAETLTGRLAGVQVLSTEGSPDAEINIRVRGNGSLTQDSTPLIIVDGFPVNSMSDISPSDIDNISVLKDASSTAIYGSRGANGVVIITTKSGKEGKIGVNFNTFYGVKKIANTIDVLDPEDYVKWQYEYALLSDPEELDSYERYFGLWQDYDQYLGMKGNNWQKQIYGQMGEVVNRDLSVRGGSEKINFNFNYALYDEKTIMVGSNFKRNNLTLSLKSKTSEKVDLAFTVRYSDTEINGGGANEQDEVSSADARLRHSVGYSPIPLPGLTTTDTDEALSSYLVNPFVAVDDNQRKQLRKNFNMLGSFSWKILENLQFKSDFGLDNRNDQDYRFYGRSTYYANNRPSAENQGLPALVYRDRKRESFRNANTINFDFNKYLGDDHDLKVLIGEEMIVTKDVSEFTEIQGFPKDFDFDTTRKLTTQGIPQSVDNFYAPDDRLLSFFGRLNYSLMDKYLLTATFRADGSSKFLGDNRWGYFPSAAIAWKINEESFLKDSDWLDALKLRLSYGEAGNNNIPTGQTVQSFESRTTTYLNGIPTYWAASNTMANPDLKWETTVTQNLGLDFGLFNGVVSGSVEVYKNITNDLLLNFPTPGTGYASQYRNLGEIENRGIEGSLNINAITKENYGLSFGFNISANKNEIKSLGSLEDFGQNTNWASTQIGRDYLIRVGEPVGIMWGYQNDGRYEVSDFNYDVATGEYTLRPDVVDNSAVVGEVRPGVLKLKDLNNDGIVDVNDNGIIGDANPDFTGGFTLNAYAYGFDLSAAFNFSVGQDVYNANKVEFTTSNLNGQYRNLSTIMADGNRWTNLDPSTGALVTDPVQLEAINANTTMWSPYMGRFVFSDWAVEDASFLRLNTLTLGYTIPDALTSTVGISKLRLYVTANNVFVLTDYSGLDPEVSTRRRTPLTPGVDYSPFPRSRQLVFGVNLNF
- a CDS encoding PQQ-dependent sugar dehydrogenase yields the protein MKLQFYFTVIFSLTSILTRSQELSQLNVEDIYKNLCASCHTSSAIGGSLKDGKWKYGGSDEEILHSIKNGITEKGMVAYSSVLTDEQIRAIVVYIREMESTDSVESTELDISDKVLETRYHTFKVETLTSGFRTPWSIAFLPDGSKLITERLGPIHLISSDNRLDSIPIKNTPKVIFDGPEGGMMDIALHPDYEKNGWIYLAFADGWRDEMGKSWSQTAIVRGRIRDHQWIDQEWIYKSDLKFYMQSGAHYGTRIAFDDGYIYFVIGERGVMGHAQDLNRPNGKIFRLHDDGSIPKDNPFIETPEIPKGIWSYGHRNPQGLTIDSNHNVYATEHGAQGGDEFNLIQKGKNYGWPIITHGINYNGQPITSITEKEGMEQPLVHWTPSIAPCGLTQYIGSLFPNWQNDFFVGSLRAQELHRLRVINKKVVDQEIILKGIGRIRDVRTGPDGYIYLLTDEPARLIRLVPSEKKGE